From a single Kitasatospora azatica KCTC 9699 genomic region:
- a CDS encoding LPXTG cell wall anchor domain-containing protein gives MRRPFALMAATALASTAVLAGAHAALAAPFAVPAVALPAVAGSGSPAPSLSAKPSAKPSEKGDDSHKTTEGTEGSAGESDQDKADIDKKVPKDARPKLQVEGLRHKVDAGDETEFTVELTNRSGSDLVYYPSVKVQDKAGDLDNASLTLDYRHGKQDWQHSTIPAWMNDVRLLGPLDDSGVPSPDGLVFVKAGKSVQFKIKLGLPDDAPTGPAYVQFLAYWAPVDADKQPTAAGELSASAPSFFCIGEGDDDHHHPSGSPSASASHTGKPSPSASASHSASPSASVTVSATPSATPSASVSESKSTSPSPSASVSESKSTSPSPSASATKSTSPSASASAPASASASASDSDAPVTPFPVTPPKPVAVPIPATAVQQAKAAATTDEKALASTGGGSDATPIAIAGATVLAAGVGTLVLVRRRKQGSRHA, from the coding sequence ATGCGTCGTCCCTTTGCTCTCATGGCGGCCACCGCGCTCGCCTCGACCGCCGTCCTGGCCGGAGCGCACGCCGCGCTCGCCGCGCCGTTCGCGGTCCCGGCCGTGGCGCTGCCCGCCGTCGCGGGCTCCGGCAGCCCCGCCCCCTCGCTCTCCGCCAAGCCGTCGGCCAAGCCCTCCGAGAAGGGCGACGACTCGCACAAGACCACCGAGGGCACCGAGGGCTCGGCCGGCGAGTCCGACCAGGACAAGGCCGACATCGACAAGAAGGTCCCCAAGGACGCCCGGCCGAAGCTGCAGGTCGAGGGCCTGCGGCACAAGGTGGACGCCGGCGACGAGACCGAGTTCACCGTTGAGCTGACCAACCGCTCCGGCAGCGACCTGGTCTACTACCCCTCGGTCAAGGTGCAGGACAAGGCGGGCGACCTGGACAACGCCTCGCTGACCCTGGACTACCGCCACGGCAAGCAGGACTGGCAGCACAGCACCATCCCCGCCTGGATGAACGACGTGCGCCTGCTCGGCCCGCTGGACGACAGCGGCGTGCCCTCGCCGGACGGCCTGGTCTTCGTCAAGGCCGGGAAGTCGGTCCAGTTCAAGATCAAGCTCGGCCTGCCGGACGACGCGCCGACCGGCCCGGCCTACGTGCAGTTCCTCGCCTACTGGGCGCCGGTGGACGCGGACAAGCAGCCGACCGCGGCCGGCGAGCTGTCGGCCAGCGCGCCGAGCTTCTTCTGCATCGGCGAGGGTGACGACGACCACCACCACCCGTCGGGCAGCCCGTCGGCCAGCGCTTCGCACACCGGCAAGCCCTCGCCGAGCGCCTCGGCCTCGCACTCCGCCTCGCCCTCGGCCTCGGTGACCGTCTCGGCCACCCCGTCGGCCACGCCGTCCGCCTCGGTCAGCGAGAGCAAGTCCACCTCGCCCTCGCCGTCCGCCTCGGTCAGCGAGAGCAAGTCCACCTCGCCGTCGCCGTCCGCCAGTGCGACCAAGAGCACCTCGCCCTCGGCCTCCGCTTCGGCTCCTGCCTCGGCGAGCGCCTCCGCCTCGGACTCCGACGCGCCGGTGACCCCGTTCCCGGTCACCCCGCCGAAGCCGGTCGCGGTGCCGATCCCGGCCACCGCGGTGCAGCAGGCCAAGGCCGCGGCCACCACGGACGAGAAGGCCCTGGCCTCCACCGGTGGCGGCAGCGACGCCACCCCGATCGCCATCGCCGGTGCCACGGTGCTGGCCGCCGGTGTCGGCACGCTGGTGCTGGTGCGTCGCCGCAAGCAGGGCTCGCGTCACGCCTGA